The Prunus dulcis chromosome 5, ALMONDv2, whole genome shotgun sequence genomic sequence AGCGAATTGATTAACCAGGCTGTTGGGGATGCATTGAGTGGGGTGCTCTTGGTGGAGGCAATTCTGAAACATATGGGATGGTCAATACAGAGATGGAATGAGCTTTATCAGGATCTACCTAGTAGGCAGCTCAAGGCAAGTGCCATTGATCATCTTTCTATGTTCCATGCTGTTTCTTCTCTTTatagttgttttgtttttgggcttGCATTTGTCATTCGTTTTACAAAATAATTGATTTTccgtcattttttttgttggaggCAACTTGCCCGGAAGAATAGTTGTGTAAATGCTTTAGCTTCAGCTTTGTTAAGTATAATATTATTCAGAAACTAATTCTTTCACTTTTTAATTATCAGGTCAAAGTTGTGGACCGAAGTGCTGTTGCTACAGCAAATGCAGAAACCGTGGCTGTGACACCCCCTGGCATTCAAGAAGCCATCAACGCTGAAACTGGTAAGCAGCAAATGAAATCTTATCCTTTTATCTTACATGCtgttcaatattttctctGCACGATATCCGTATGGATTATTGTTCTGGCCATTAAATTGCTTGGCCAGCTTTTAAAAACAAACTTATGCATTGGCATTCTGTATTCATCATTATGGAGAAACTTTTCAAAGTGATGACTGCTATGTTTCACATTGTAGAACTAGATTTGTACCGGTATATtcaatttataaacaaacttttgaagatgattttttttgttcctatTTATATTGCAGCTAAACACCTTAGAGGCCGATGTTTTATACGACCATCGGGAACAGAAGATGTTATACGTGTATATGCAGAGGCATCCTCACAGGATGCAGCAGATAACCTAGCCCAGTCTGTGGCAAAACTAGTAGACCAGTTCCTTGGGTTTGGCAGCTCCTAATGATATCTCCAACTTTCACGGAGCGCTTCTTAGACATCAGATTAGGCTTAATGCCGAATGAATAATAATTGGGGGGGAGGTTAGCGGGGACAAAGCAGGAAGCGTGAAAACATTGAATTTGTCTTGTAACCTTACATTCTATTATACATTGGTTTTGATAATTTATTATCCAAAAAGACACTAGTTTTCGGTCGCCATCCTTTACTGTGGTGTGGCATCATCACATTCTAACAATCGTCAAGTATGCCATCCAAAACGTTTTGAATTGTGATTCAGCATTACATGCCGTTCAGTTTTTGTGAACCAGATAAAATAGTTGCAAATTAAAACGCTCCAACACACGAGCATATGACAAAAACCAGATTAAccagaccaaaaaaacaattgagCATCAAGTAAACTTGCACTAACGTGCTTCAGCAACTTCAAGAACCTTTGCCgagtattttttggtttgagaCCTCTGTTGATTAATGCTAAACATATTCCACATAAcaacagagagagaattgaGCTTGCTCTTAAATTTCCATTTTACTGAAGTTGTTGAATTCCTCAGAGTAAAGGCTTTCTTGCAGAACCATATGGATCGATTCCAATATACCGAGTAACTCTAAATCATTTTAAGTGGCATGATATGGATAATTTAGACTTGAGCTTGCCAAGAGCCACTCGTACACTACTTAATGACAAAATGGAAGCTTTTGAAGTAACATTCTTCAAATGAAACATGAGTTTTTTTCCTTGAGAAAAAGCTGAGTCAATAAACTTGTCTATAAAAACTACAATGGCAGTGCAAAAAGAGAGTGATGTATTGGCCATGATACTCCAGAAGGAAAGAAGACATGGTTTATAAGTCCATCAAGCATCTGCTTGAGCCATATATTCTCACAGGCCTCTGCAAAATATGAATTCAGAAAATCAGTATACACATAAGAAGGTAAACAacgaaaatattttttaagcaaaaacaagaaaggcATCCATAAAGATATTCACATTGAAAAAGGAAGATTTAAActataaaaaaagggaaaaaagaagtggGGAAATTAAAACAACAATAAGTAAAGTCCATTGACAATGAAATATGAATAGTTCCAACTCACAATATAATCTTGGGAAGAGATGGCACTTGTTTGGTTTGGGCTTTGCATCCTTGTCAACATTCCAAAATCTAGAATTCTAGTGAAAAACTATAACTTGCTCTCCAAGTATATAAACTTCATAACTCAACAGAAAGGGGTTTGTGCTTGAGGTTCACTTTCAACTAGAGAAACTTAGGGGAAAGCAACGACTAGAAACcttaaatattttcttatgCTTGGTTACATGAAGAATAGAAAGGGAAAATAAAGCAAACTAAACACAGTTTGGCTAAGTTTTGTTCTATAAGTTGAAGAATGTTTATCCTTTTCTCAAACAAGGGTTTACCAAACAAATGGTTGAGCAACATTTCCAAGTCACTTTTACGGGTAGTTTACAATAGGACAactacaaaaacaacaaagcaCTCGAGCAAACACTGGTTTTCACAGGCTTAACCACAAACACTTTAGCTACAAACAAGCTACAAGCTAGGGAGGCCTTCACTTCAATAAAACATTCCGGGATCTATCAATTGGcacaaaacccaatttcaaCATACACATTCTTAATCATGTAATGTAAACATTATGCATAATCTACAATCCAGCTATTGCAATTCACTGAACCCGtgtgaacaaaaaaaaaaaaacccaaaaataagaTATGGGTTTTGTGAAATGGGTATGTATGTATACCTGACTTTCTTGGAGAGGATGACCTTGAGCTTGCGAGCGAGGTCCTGAGATTTGATTCTACGCTCGAGGTTCTTGCGAGCCAAGATGCGTTTCTCAGAGTTCTTGATATGGTGGGTTTGCTCGTGCTTTATCATCCGTTCGATCCCACTGGACTGCATCTTCCTCTGCATAAACGTCAGCGCCGACTCCAGGTTCCCGTTGAAGACCTTCACCCGAATCCCTCTCCATTGTTCTTGACGATGATGGTGCCCGTGGCTCACTGAGTCGACGCCCTGACTCGACCGTTTGAAAACGTTCCACACACTCCGAGCCGCCGAGTTCATTGCTTGGGTTTGTCTGTTTTTCTAGGGATATGGATGGATGGCAGCGATGGCTGTTCAAGTGAGTCGGCGGGCCGCCGGCGGCAGCAACACAAATGCGGCAGCGACAAGAGGTGCTGGAGTAGAATgagaagatgagagaaaagaattgagaATTGGGAGTTTTGGGGGCTGGGGAGTCGAAAATGAGTAttgggatttttatttattttaaggcCTGGCtcaaaacggcgtcgttttacTGACAACCCATTTTCAAGAAGCAAAACTTGGTGTTTCAAAAGCAGCCAAGCGTCCCAGAAGGAGGAAGCGCGAGTTTTGCTTACGATGGCGTactgagagagaagagagaataataggcataataataataacaacaacaatggcTCCAAGATCTCTGATTCTTCACCGACTCACGCCCTTCTTTGCAGCTCGAATCAGGCAGAACCAGAGGCTTCTAAGCTCTTCCTTCTATTCGTCTTCTGCTGTAGAAGAagcctcttcttcatcttcatcttcatctccGTCCCTCGATGCTGTTGTGATGACTGATACATGTGTTCAAGTaccctctctccctcccttcTCTGTTTGTGCttgaagttttttgtttttgatggCTTGCCTGGATTTTCCATTTCTGTTTATGGGTTCTTTTTCCTTGTTCTCAATTTGGGatctttttgaagtttttctaATTCATTGCGATGCAAAAATTTTGTAGTTTGCTTTATTTGTATGCAAAGAAATGAAGatagaatttatttatttatttattgaagttgaatgaattttttatttgcttattGTATTTCAGAAACAAAAAGCATAAGCCTCAACACAATGTCACAAACTGGTTTTGATTCAGTTGTTTAGCTAACTTGTGATGAACCATTTCTTTTGATTAGAGACTCTAAAGATGATAAGTTTTGTCTTGAAATAATCAGTTATCCTAGATTCTGTATATAGCTATAGAGacacagaaaaaaaatgaagtggGTTATGCTAATTGTTACAGAACTGTATAGTGGATGGACGAAGACaagttctgtttttttctttcagacAAATGAGCCAAGCAGCTTTGTTTTAGAAGATGTTTGCAGTAGCaattctattttttgttttgataatGTTGGTTATCATGCTCATGAAAGGCAGTTTTTAGATAAAGAGAGTGCCATGTAATTTATGACCTTTGGGTTTGTAATCCTTATTTATATCGTGAGTTGGTGACATTGGTGTGCTGACTTTGGCTTCTCAATGAATGTCTCACAGAGAATGAAGCAGCTGCAAGCCAGTGAAGCAGAGGGAAAGATGCTTCGCTTGAGTGTAGAAACTGGTGGATGTTCTGGGTTCCAATATGTTTTTGATCTGGATGACAAAACCCACCCAGATGACAGGTTTTTGTCCCCTCTTCATTCTCTATATTTCAAATTCTTGACTAAATGCACGTTTGCTTATCTGGGCTGCTTGTTTAATTGGAGATCCATACATTCAATAATAGAGTATTTGAGAAAGAAGGAGTAAAGCTGGTGGTCGACAATGTTTCATATGATTTTGTGAAAGGAGCAACTGTTGATTATGTTGAGGAGCTGATCCGTTCTGCTTTCCAAGTAAGTCAATTTGTTCTGTTGCCTTTGCATGCTTTATTCTTGTATTATGCTTCTCAGAACTGCATGTGCACATTGAATCTTATACATGTGAACCATACATGGAAATTCATTGTATGAGATATGTGAACTAGGAGAATGAGCAAGAAGGATATTCTTCATAATGAAAGATctatttttaaagtttttctttaaaatttgtGAGTATTGGAGCTTAAGAAAAGTAAGAACCATCTGCTAGACATAAAAGCTATCATAATGGTGTCCAATATATCAAATATTAAAGATTTTGTGTAGGTCTTGGCTCACCTTTGCACGGTGGTTCACATGTAAGAAGCATATGATAATGGTACCCTTGATGGGCTATCAAACAATGTAGTGGGCATGAAACATATCATTATGGTGCCATATGTCATATAGTTGGCATAGAAATTGTCTGAATGTTGCCTTTATTTGGCATCACTGTCTATATTATATCCTAAATAGGTTGCAATAATTGAAAGATAatatgcaatgcaatgcaataTGGTGCTCATCTGCCAGTGCAACAAATAGGTTAATGCTGGTGTCCTGTGGTTGTTTAGATTTGTTGTTTGTGCCTGTCTTTTGGTAAACAAAATGGGGATGTAAATTAAGATCTCGAATCTGCTGAGTTCCATCTAAATTTGGTAGGACAAAACTCTTTTAGTAGTACCTGTTTCTTATTTTAGATGTTCATGTCTCAATGGGATATG encodes the following:
- the LOC117628240 gene encoding uncharacterized protein LOC117628240; its protein translation is MNSAARSVWNVFKRSSQGVDSVSHGHHHRQEQWRGIRVKVFNGNLESALTFMQRKMQSSGIERMIKHEQTHHIKNSEKRILARKNLERRIKSQDLARKLKVILSKKVRGL
- the LOC117628239 gene encoding iron-sulfur assembly protein IscA-like 2, mitochondrial; translated protein: MAPRSLILHRLTPFFAARIRQNQRLLSSSFYSSSAVEEASSSSSSSSPSLDAVVMTDTCVQRMKQLQASEAEGKMLRLSVETGGCSGFQYVFDLDDKTHPDDRVFEKEGVKLVVDNVSYDFVKGATVDYVEELIRSAFQVTTNPSAVGGCSCKSSFMVK